A window from Embleya scabrispora encodes these proteins:
- a CDS encoding long-chain-fatty-acid--CoA ligase, whose product MRQHLGVSALLSDTALRFPDRTAVVEGDSRITYRDLWADVLRYAAALRERGVRPGNRVAVMLPNVAAFPRVYHAVIAAGATVVPVHGLLVAEEVEFVLRHSGSVLTISGGALWPTARAAADAAGIPMLAADHEHPGAPLTAAHPTTADDIAAILYTSGTTGRPKGARLTHLNIVLNATVCAQDLHELGPGDVVLGCLPLFHSYGQTCAMNAALRAGATLVLMPRFDAAAALELMAAEGVSVFMGVPTMFHALTEAARASGATAPTLRLAVSGGAALPVAGLERFEAAFETRVFEGYGLTETSPAATFNQRLLGRRPGTVGHAIRGVEVAIAAAEVDERIELLPAGAVGEVVVRGHNVFAGYLDDPAATAAAIVDGWFRTGDLGAVDDEGFLSIVDRKKDLVIRGGYNVYPREVEEVLARHPAIAQVAVYGAAHEALGEEIHAAVVLRPAAPGTEPPTPDDLIAWSREHLGRHKYPRVFHPMSALPLGPTGKILKRALRDATPPPSGAAAR is encoded by the coding sequence GTGCGCCAACACCTCGGCGTGTCCGCCCTGCTGAGCGACACCGCGCTGCGCTTCCCCGACCGCACCGCCGTGGTCGAGGGCGACAGCCGGATCACCTACCGCGACCTGTGGGCCGACGTGCTGCGCTACGCCGCGGCGCTGCGCGAACGGGGGGTGCGGCCCGGGAATCGGGTCGCGGTGATGCTGCCCAACGTCGCGGCGTTCCCCCGCGTCTACCACGCGGTGATCGCGGCCGGCGCCACTGTCGTGCCGGTCCACGGGCTGCTGGTGGCCGAGGAGGTCGAATTCGTCCTGCGGCACAGCGGGTCGGTACTCACGATCAGCGGCGGCGCGCTGTGGCCGACCGCGCGGGCCGCCGCCGACGCGGCCGGGATACCGATGCTGGCCGCCGACCACGAACACCCCGGCGCGCCGCTGACCGCCGCACACCCGACCACGGCCGACGACATCGCGGCCATCCTGTACACCTCCGGCACCACCGGCCGGCCCAAGGGTGCCCGGCTGACCCACCTCAACATCGTGCTCAACGCCACGGTCTGCGCCCAGGACCTGCACGAACTGGGGCCCGGGGACGTGGTGTTGGGCTGCCTGCCGCTGTTCCACAGCTACGGCCAGACGTGCGCGATGAACGCCGCGCTGCGGGCCGGCGCGACCCTGGTGCTGATGCCCCGCTTCGACGCCGCCGCCGCGCTCGAACTGATGGCCGCGGAGGGGGTGAGCGTGTTCATGGGCGTACCGACGATGTTCCACGCGCTCACCGAGGCGGCGCGGGCCTCCGGCGCGACCGCGCCGACGCTGCGGTTGGCCGTGTCCGGCGGCGCCGCGCTGCCCGTCGCCGGCCTGGAGCGCTTCGAGGCCGCGTTCGAAACGCGCGTCTTCGAGGGGTACGGGCTGACCGAGACGTCTCCGGCGGCCACGTTCAACCAGCGCCTGCTCGGCCGCCGGCCCGGCACGGTCGGCCATGCGATCCGCGGGGTGGAGGTCGCGATCGCCGCCGCCGAGGTGGACGAGCGCATCGAACTGCTGCCCGCCGGGGCGGTCGGCGAGGTGGTGGTCCGGGGCCACAACGTGTTCGCCGGCTACCTCGACGACCCGGCCGCCACCGCCGCCGCGATCGTGGACGGCTGGTTCCGCACCGGCGACCTCGGCGCGGTCGACGACGAGGGCTTCCTGAGCATCGTGGACCGGAAGAAGGACCTGGTCATCCGCGGCGGATACAACGTCTACCCGCGCGAGGTCGAGGAGGTCCTGGCCCGGCACCCCGCGATCGCCCAGGTCGCCGTCTACGGCGCGGCGCACGAGGCGCTCGGCGAGGAGATCCACGCGGCCGTCGTACTGCGCCCCGCCGCGCCCGGCACCGAGCCGCCCACCCCCGACGACCTGATCGCCTGGTCCCGCGAACACCTCGGCCGGCACAAGTATCCCCGTGTCTTCCACCCGATGTCGGCCCTCCCGCTGGGCCCGACGGGCAAGATCCTCAAGCGGGCACTGCGCGACGCCACACCGCCGCCATCGGGGGCCGCCGCCCGGTAG
- a CDS encoding SDR family oxidoreductase, translating to MSMNTISRPLARRVAVVTGASSGIGAASAEKLAALGARVVVLARRADRLADLVARIERDGGSALAIAADVTDAAALADAAARVAAEFGGADLLLNNAGVMLPAPIEELAVDQWKQQIDLNVTGLMNTIGAFTPQLVEAAAERGVADLINTSSIAAQNIFPNFAVYSGTKAYVTHLSRHLRAELGARNVRVSALEPGIVGTELQSHVTDPGAREWLAGAKESMEWLTAEDVAETVGFIAAMPPRVNFQQVTIMPTGQAA from the coding sequence ATGTCCATGAACACCATCTCCCGCCCGTTGGCCCGCCGCGTCGCCGTCGTCACCGGCGCCTCCAGCGGTATCGGTGCGGCCTCCGCCGAGAAACTGGCCGCGCTCGGTGCCCGGGTCGTCGTCCTGGCCCGGCGGGCCGATCGGCTGGCGGATCTGGTCGCCCGCATCGAGCGCGACGGCGGCAGCGCGCTGGCGATCGCCGCCGACGTGACCGACGCGGCGGCCCTGGCGGACGCCGCGGCCCGGGTGGCGGCCGAGTTCGGCGGCGCCGACCTGCTCCTGAACAACGCCGGCGTCATGCTTCCCGCCCCGATCGAGGAGTTGGCGGTCGACCAATGGAAGCAGCAGATCGATCTGAACGTCACCGGGCTGATGAACACGATCGGCGCGTTCACTCCGCAACTGGTCGAGGCCGCCGCCGAGCGCGGGGTCGCCGACCTGATCAACACCTCGTCGATCGCGGCGCAGAACATCTTTCCGAATTTCGCCGTCTACTCCGGGACCAAGGCGTACGTCACCCACCTGTCCCGGCACCTGCGGGCCGAATTGGGCGCGCGGAACGTGCGGGTCTCGGCCCTGGAACCGGGCATCGTCGGCACCGAGTTGCAGAGCCACGTCACCGACCCGGGAGCGCGGGAGTGGCTGGCGGGCGCCAAGGAGAGCATGGAGTGGCTCACGGCGGAGGACGTCGCGGAGACCGTCGGCTTCATCGCCGCGATGCCGCCGCGGGTGAACTTCCAGCAGGTCACCATCATGCCCACCGGGCAGGCGGCCTGA
- a CDS encoding alpha-L-rhamnosidase C-terminal domain-containing protein: MRETFANRRWRGHWVWTERSAVGAPSRENPMNGSLDPERFDCRVLFRRTFELAEVPDHAPFRISSDSRHVLYVNGVELAHGPIRHGGRRLYFDVGDAAAALRPGRNVIAVLARFYGHRTAWWVPSPTTYSLGGGALVAEFDLGAERWIGTDAAWRCRVADAWTPCAPQSTVSPQIPEILDARRLDPAWTGPDFDDALWDTATVVPAAHVGSTGSTRPPAEPYGALLPNPLPALGGATRTPAAFDSASLPVAPRPEGPLTFADVRAALLGALTAIRPEARPDAVPDPAAGAPSPTLALPAGRRLVIADLGRMVSGTVRLDLEAAPGTVVFGALAESPTPAALAGAACFAYTARGDDAGERFRLGDPAGGRYLVLVVDAAGPVRLAPAVLERLRPRPAGPYFACSDPLLERIHRVGLRTVDLTAHDAYIDCPSREQRAWTGDAVVHQSVDLVTNPDWSLARHQPVLTANPRGDGLLPMVAAGDGGDPELVGIPDWALHWVRSVYNLHRYTGDRALIARLLPAAETVLDWFTAFLGADGLVHDVTGWVLIDWSPVQVEGTSAALNALWARALGDFAEMAQWLGDANRAAWARELHDAVRVGFEVFWDEERGGYRDHAVEDVVRPAMSEHTTAAAVCAGLVPAERADRVRTFLLARDVMFTRAPVAAHGADADGAPTGHEVARFTPPAVTWDARRRVVGAQPFFRYVVHDALALLGAADTIADLCRDWRRLLASGPTAWRETWEGGSYCHGWSSTPTRDLLVYTLGITPAEPGCTRVRIAPRLGDLDWAEGAVPTPYGLVHVAVEGTRVHVESPVPVRLVAPDGTVAERPAGAFDADLSALPADA; the protein is encoded by the coding sequence ATGCGAGAGACGTTCGCGAACCGCCGATGGCGGGGCCACTGGGTCTGGACGGAGCGCTCCGCGGTGGGGGCGCCGTCCCGGGAGAATCCGATGAACGGCTCGCTCGATCCCGAGCGGTTCGATTGCCGCGTGCTGTTCCGGCGCACGTTCGAACTGGCCGAGGTGCCCGACCACGCGCCGTTCCGGATCAGCTCGGATTCGCGACACGTGCTCTACGTCAACGGCGTCGAACTCGCGCACGGTCCGATCCGGCACGGCGGCCGGCGGCTGTACTTCGACGTCGGCGACGCGGCGGCGGCGCTGCGCCCCGGGCGCAACGTGATCGCCGTACTGGCCCGGTTCTACGGCCACCGCACCGCGTGGTGGGTGCCCTCGCCGACCACGTACAGCCTCGGCGGCGGTGCGCTGGTCGCCGAGTTCGACCTCGGCGCGGAGCGTTGGATCGGTACCGACGCCGCCTGGCGCTGCCGGGTCGCCGACGCCTGGACGCCGTGTGCCCCGCAGTCCACGGTGTCCCCGCAGATCCCGGAGATCCTGGACGCCCGCCGGCTGGACCCGGCGTGGACCGGGCCGGATTTCGACGACGCGCTCTGGGACACCGCGACGGTGGTGCCCGCCGCCCATGTCGGCAGCACCGGCAGCACCCGGCCGCCGGCCGAACCGTACGGCGCGCTGCTGCCCAATCCGCTGCCGGCGCTCGGCGGCGCCACCCGCACTCCGGCCGCGTTCGACTCCGCGTCGCTGCCCGTCGCGCCGCGCCCCGAGGGCCCGTTGACGTTCGCCGACGTACGGGCCGCGCTGCTCGGCGCGCTCACCGCGATCCGACCCGAGGCCCGCCCGGACGCCGTTCCCGACCCGGCCGCCGGCGCCCCCTCGCCCACCCTCGCGCTGCCCGCCGGTCGCCGGCTGGTGATCGCCGATCTGGGGCGCATGGTCAGCGGCACGGTGCGCCTCGACCTCGAAGCGGCCCCGGGGACCGTGGTGTTCGGCGCGCTCGCCGAGTCGCCGACCCCGGCCGCGCTCGCCGGTGCCGCGTGCTTCGCCTACACAGCGCGCGGGGACGACGCGGGCGAGCGGTTCCGGCTCGGCGACCCGGCCGGCGGCCGCTACCTGGTCCTCGTGGTGGACGCCGCCGGACCGGTACGGCTCGCGCCCGCCGTGCTCGAACGGCTGCGGCCGCGCCCGGCCGGACCGTACTTCGCCTGCTCAGACCCGCTGTTGGAACGTATCCACCGGGTGGGCCTGCGCACCGTGGACCTGACCGCGCACGACGCCTACATCGACTGCCCCAGCCGAGAGCAGCGGGCCTGGACCGGCGACGCGGTCGTGCACCAGTCGGTCGACCTGGTCACCAACCCGGACTGGAGCCTGGCCCGGCACCAACCCGTGCTCACCGCGAACCCGCGCGGTGACGGCCTGTTGCCGATGGTGGCCGCCGGTGACGGTGGTGATCCGGAGTTGGTCGGCATTCCCGACTGGGCGCTGCACTGGGTGCGTTCGGTGTACAACCTCCACCGCTACACCGGCGATCGGGCGCTGATCGCCCGGCTGTTGCCCGCCGCCGAAACGGTGCTCGACTGGTTCACCGCCTTCCTCGGCGCCGACGGCCTGGTGCACGACGTGACCGGCTGGGTGCTGATCGACTGGTCGCCGGTGCAGGTCGAGGGCACCAGCGCGGCGCTGAACGCGCTCTGGGCGCGGGCGCTGGGCGACTTCGCGGAGATGGCGCAGTGGTTGGGCGACGCCAACCGGGCCGCCTGGGCTCGGGAGTTGCACGACGCGGTGCGGGTCGGCTTCGAGGTGTTCTGGGACGAGGAGCGGGGTGGGTACCGGGATCACGCGGTGGAGGACGTGGTGCGGCCCGCGATGAGCGAGCACACCACCGCGGCGGCGGTCTGCGCCGGCCTGGTGCCCGCCGAACGCGCGGATCGGGTGCGCACGTTCCTGCTCGCGCGGGACGTGATGTTCACCCGGGCACCGGTCGCCGCGCACGGCGCGGACGCGGACGGCGCGCCCACCGGGCACGAGGTGGCCCGCTTCACCCCGCCCGCCGTGACGTGGGACGCGCGGCGCCGGGTGGTCGGCGCACAGCCCTTCTTCCGCTACGTGGTGCACGACGCGCTGGCCCTGCTCGGCGCCGCGGACACGATCGCCGACCTGTGCCGCGACTGGCGGCGCCTGCTCGCCTCCGGCCCCACCGCGTGGCGGGAGACCTGGGAGGGCGGCAGCTACTGCCACGGCTGGTCGTCCACGCCCACCCGCGACCTGCTGGTGTACACGCTCGGGATCACCCCCGCCGAGCCCGGCTGCACGAGGGTCCGGATCGCCCCGCGCCTGGGCGACCTGGACTGGGCCGAGGGCGCGGTCCCCACCCCGTACGGCCTCGTCCACGTCGCGGTGGAGGGCACCCGCGTGCATGTCGAATCCCCGGTCCCGGTCCGACTCGTGGCCCCGGACGGCACCGTCGCCGAGCGGCCCGCCGGCGCGTTCGACGCGGACCTGTCCGCGCTGCCGGCGGACGCGTAG
- a CDS encoding TetR/AcrR family transcriptional regulator, with the protein MTPRTREDDDEPRRSPRPTRQPRRGPGRSERGARRREELVTIASELFARSGFRGTGLAEVAARAGITQPALLYYFGSKEGLLQAVIEHRGAQSIEFARESVAIGGLRAIREMPASAHRNAREPGLARLLAVLIMENLDPQDPAHDYFVQRYRRLRELIARIITDAQATGEIRAEVDPGLKAAELLATMDGLQMQWLLDPGEVDLVTAIESYALTLIRDLAADPAAYATTVTGETAGHE; encoded by the coding sequence GTGACCCCGAGAACACGCGAAGACGACGACGAGCCAAGGCGGTCCCCCCGCCCGACCCGGCAACCCCGCAGAGGCCCGGGTCGCAGCGAGCGCGGCGCCCGTCGGCGCGAGGAACTGGTCACCATCGCCAGTGAGTTGTTCGCCCGCAGCGGCTTCCGGGGTACGGGCCTCGCGGAGGTGGCGGCCCGCGCCGGAATCACCCAACCGGCGCTGCTCTACTACTTCGGCAGCAAGGAGGGCCTGCTCCAGGCGGTGATCGAGCACCGCGGCGCGCAGAGCATCGAGTTCGCGCGGGAGTCGGTGGCCATCGGTGGGCTGCGGGCGATCCGGGAGATGCCCGCCTCCGCGCACCGCAACGCGCGCGAACCGGGCCTCGCGCGCCTGCTCGCGGTGCTGATCATGGAGAACCTGGACCCGCAGGACCCCGCCCACGACTACTTCGTGCAGCGCTACCGGCGGCTGCGCGAGTTGATCGCGCGGATCATCACCGACGCCCAGGCGACCGGCGAGATCCGCGCCGAGGTGGACCCGGGCCTGAAGGCCGCCGAACTGCTCGCCACCATGGACGGCCTGCAGATGCAGTGGCTCCTCGACCCGGGCGAGGTCGACCTGGTCACCGCCATCGAGTCCTACGCCCTGACCCTGATCCGCGACCTGGCCGCCGACCCGGCGGCCTACGCGACCACCGTCACGGGCGAGACCGCCGGCCACGAGTGA
- a CDS encoding cold-shock protein, with protein sequence MASGTVKWFNSEKGFGFIEQDGGGPDVFAHYSNISGSGYRELQEGQKVTFDVTQGQKGPQAENIVAG encoded by the coding sequence GTGGCCAGTGGCACCGTGAAGTGGTTCAACAGTGAGAAGGGCTTCGGCTTCATCGAGCAGGACGGTGGCGGCCCCGACGTCTTCGCCCACTACTCGAACATCTCCGGCAGCGGTTACCGCGAGCTGCAGGAGGGCCAGAAGGTGACGTTCGACGTCACCCAGGGCCAGAAGGGCCCGCAGGCGGAGAACATCGTCGCCGGCTAG